A single region of the Neotabrizicola shimadae genome encodes:
- a CDS encoding alpha-D-ribose 1-methylphosphonate 5-phosphate C-P-lyase PhnJ, translating to MTGDAYNFAYLDEDTKRMIRRAILKAVAIPGYQVPFASREMPMPYGWGTGGVQVTAACLVPEDRLKVIDQGADDTTNAVSIRRFFQRTAGVATTERTAEATVIQTRHRIPEEQLTEDQILVFQVPIPEPLRFLEPRETETRRMHELEEYGLMQVKLYEDIARHGQIATSYDYPVKVEGRYVMDPSPIPKFDNPKLSDNPAILLFGAGREQRIYAVPPYSDVVSLDFDDHPFVASKADHACALCGATGSYLDEVITDDLGGRMFVCSDTDYCRGRVEQGFGPTDDATQSRSSSPREEGTDLEQAAQS from the coding sequence ATGACCGGGGACGCCTACAATTTCGCCTACCTCGACGAGGACACCAAGCGGATGATCCGGCGCGCCATTCTGAAGGCGGTGGCGATCCCCGGCTATCAGGTGCCCTTTGCCAGCCGCGAGATGCCGATGCCCTACGGCTGGGGCACGGGCGGTGTGCAGGTAACGGCGGCTTGCCTTGTGCCCGAGGACCGGCTCAAGGTCATCGACCAGGGCGCGGACGACACGACCAACGCCGTGTCGATCCGCCGGTTCTTCCAGCGCACCGCAGGCGTGGCCACGACCGAGCGCACCGCCGAGGCGACGGTGATCCAGACCCGCCACCGCATCCCGGAGGAACAGCTGACCGAGGATCAGATCCTGGTGTTCCAGGTGCCGATCCCGGAACCGCTGCGCTTTCTGGAACCACGCGAAACCGAGACGCGGCGAATGCACGAGCTGGAGGAATACGGGCTGATGCAGGTAAAGCTGTACGAGGACATTGCCCGGCACGGACAGATCGCAACTTCTTACGATTATCCGGTGAAGGTCGAGGGGCGCTATGTCATGGATCCCTCACCCATCCCGAAGTTCGACAACCCGAAGCTTTCGGACAACCCGGCGATCCTGTTGTTCGGTGCGGGGCGCGAACAGCGCATCTATGCTGTGCCGCCCTATAGCGACGTGGTGAGCCTTGATTTCGACGATCATCCTTTCGTGGCGTCGAAGGCGGATCACGCCTGTGCCCTGTGTGGCGCCACCGGCAGTTATCTTGACGAGGTGATCACTGACGACCTGGGCGGTCGAATGTTCGTCTGTTCCGATACGGATTATTGCCGAGGCCGGGTGGAACAGGGTTT
- a CDS encoding carbon-phosphorus lyase complex subunit PhnI, producing MYVAVKGGERAIENAHAWLAEARRGDASVSELSVAQIREQMALAVNRVMAEGSLYDPDLAALAIKQARGDLIEAIFLIRAYRTTLPRLGASRPVDTARMEIARRVSATFKDLPGGQILGPTFDYTHRLLDFALAAEGEAPPSAAQAEARPEPVPHVMGLLDRDGLIEPAPAGSAEPADLTREPLELPADRALRLQALARGDEGFLLSLAYSTQRGYGRTHAFVGELRIGLVAVEFDLPELGFAVEIGAIEVTECETVNQFKGSATEPAQFTRGYGLAFGQSERKALAVSLVDRALRWQELGEEYLGAPAQDEEFVLSHADNVQATGFLEHIKLPHYVDFQAELELIRKLRAEAMAGQEAAE from the coding sequence ATGTATGTGGCGGTGAAGGGCGGCGAGCGGGCCATCGAGAATGCCCATGCCTGGCTGGCAGAGGCACGGCGCGGCGACGCCTCGGTATCGGAACTGTCTGTAGCGCAGATCCGCGAGCAAATGGCTTTGGCGGTCAACCGGGTCATGGCCGAGGGGTCGCTCTACGATCCCGATCTGGCGGCACTGGCGATCAAGCAGGCGCGGGGCGACCTGATTGAGGCGATCTTCCTGATCCGGGCCTATCGCACCACGCTGCCCCGCCTTGGTGCGTCGCGCCCAGTGGACACCGCGCGGATGGAGATTGCGCGTCGTGTTTCGGCCACGTTCAAGGATCTTCCGGGCGGCCAGATCCTGGGGCCGACGTTCGACTACACCCATCGGCTGCTGGATTTTGCGCTGGCCGCCGAAGGTGAGGCCCCGCCAAGCGCCGCGCAGGCCGAAGCGCGGCCTGAACCGGTGCCGCATGTCATGGGTCTTCTGGACCGAGACGGGCTGATCGAGCCTGCGCCGGCCGGGTCCGCGGAACCGGCCGACCTGACCCGCGAACCTCTGGAGCTACCTGCCGACCGTGCGCTGCGGTTGCAGGCCCTGGCACGGGGCGACGAGGGGTTCCTGCTATCGCTCGCCTATTCCACGCAGCGTGGCTATGGCCGGACGCATGCCTTTGTCGGAGAACTGCGGATCGGCCTGGTCGCGGTCGAATTCGACCTCCCCGAGCTTGGCTTCGCGGTCGAGATCGGCGCGATCGAGGTCACCGAATGCGAGACGGTGAACCAGTTCAAGGGCTCGGCCACCGAGCCGGCGCAGTTCACCCGCGGCTATGGGCTGGCTTTCGGCCAATCCGAACGCAAGGCGCTGGCGGTCAGCCTGGTGGACCGGGCCCTGCGCTGGCAGGAACTTGGCGAGGAATACTTGGGCGCTCCGGCCCAGGACGAGGAATTCGTCCTCTCTCATGCCGACAACGTGCAGGCCACAGGTTTTCTGGAGCACATCAAGCTGCCGCACTACGTCGACTTCCAGGCCGAACTGGAACTGATCCGCAAGCTGCGGGCCGAGGCGATGGCGGGGCAGGAGGCGGCGGAATGA
- the phnH gene encoding phosphonate C-P lyase system protein PhnH, giving the protein MTLALDGGFTDPPRQSALAFRAVLQAMARPGRIEELPRLSPPAPLSPAAAAVLLVLADPTTPLHLAPSHDTADLRAWLTFHTGAPLCGAEQAVLALGRWPDLQPVTRFRIGQPDYPDRSATLIIETDRLDSEGPRLAGPGIRDTARLSLPEAAAFQANRALFPLGFDCILTCGSRVAALPRSTRVEAA; this is encoded by the coding sequence ATGACACTTGCCCTTGACGGCGGCTTCACCGATCCGCCGCGCCAGTCGGCCTTGGCTTTCCGCGCCGTGCTGCAGGCGATGGCCCGGCCCGGTCGCATCGAGGAACTGCCCCGTCTGTCACCCCCCGCCCCGCTCTCGCCCGCGGCGGCGGCGGTGCTTCTGGTGCTCGCCGATCCGACGACACCCCTCCACCTCGCCCCCTCGCATGACACCGCCGATCTGCGCGCCTGGCTGACCTTCCATACCGGTGCGCCGCTTTGCGGGGCCGAGCAGGCGGTGCTGGCCCTGGGCCGATGGCCCGATCTGCAGCCCGTGACCCGGTTCCGCATCGGCCAGCCTGACTACCCCGACCGTTCGGCGACGCTGATCATCGAGACAGACCGTCTGGATTCCGAAGGCCCGCGCCTGGCCGGCCCCGGCATCCGCGACACGGCCCGGCTGTCACTGCCCGAGGCGGCGGCCTTCCAGGCCAACCGCGCGCTGTTCCCGTTGGGCTTCGACTGCATCCTGACCTGCGGCTCCCGCGTCGCGGCCTTGCCCCGGTCCACCCGTGTGGAGGCGGCCTGA
- the phnG gene encoding phosphonate C-P lyase system protein PhnG: MTDHALLTDRRAWMGLLARARPEDLARLMPADLPDHHLLRGPEIGTVLVRGRIGGTGGPFNLGEMTVTRCTVRLADGIVGHAVVQGRDKTHAHHAAVLDALMQTAGAEAFEGSVLRPLSRVEADRRDALARRAAATRVEFFTMVRGEDE, encoded by the coding sequence ATGACCGACCATGCCCTGCTGACCGACCGCCGCGCCTGGATGGGCCTGCTTGCCCGTGCCCGGCCCGAAGATCTGGCGCGCCTGATGCCCGCCGATCTTCCCGACCACCACCTGCTGCGCGGCCCCGAGATCGGCACCGTCCTGGTGCGCGGCCGTATCGGCGGCACCGGCGGGCCGTTCAATCTGGGCGAGATGACCGTGACCCGCTGCACGGTCCGGCTGGCGGATGGGATCGTCGGCCACGCCGTGGTGCAGGGCCGCGACAAGACCCACGCCCACCACGCCGCCGTCCTGGACGCGCTGATGCAGACCGCCGGGGCGGAAGCCTTCGAAGGCTCCGTCCTGCGCCCCCTCTCCCGGGTCGAGGCAGACCGGCGTGACGCCCTCGCCCGCCGCGCAGCGGCCACCAGGGTGGAGTTCTTCACGATGGTCCGGGGAGAGGACGAATGA
- a CDS encoding chloramphenicol acetyltransferase produces MPRLSPDTPFLHPGAEVVASTFGPWCEVGAGSRIQNSSFGAYAYCDRLADIANTSVGAFSNIAALTRIGPTDHPLTSAALHHFHYRSASYWDDTPDDEAFFAARHARRTVLGPDCWIGHGAIVKPEVTVGAGAVVASGAVVTKDVAPFLIVAGNPARPLRARFPEAIADRLLALAWWDWPHDRLRAALEDFRRLPAEAFLDAHGG; encoded by the coding sequence ATGCCCCGCCTCTCGCCCGACACCCCTTTCCTCCACCCCGGCGCCGAGGTCGTGGCCTCGACCTTCGGCCCCTGGTGCGAGGTGGGGGCCGGCTCCCGCATCCAGAACTCCAGCTTCGGGGCCTATGCCTATTGCGACCGGCTGGCCGACATCGCCAACACCTCGGTCGGGGCCTTCTCCAACATCGCGGCCCTCACCCGCATCGGCCCCACCGACCACCCCCTCACCTCCGCCGCCCTCCACCATTTCCACTACCGCTCGGCCTCCTACTGGGACGACACCCCCGACGACGAGGCCTTCTTCGCCGCCCGCCACGCCCGCCGCACCGTGCTGGGCCCCGACTGCTGGATCGGCCACGGCGCCATCGTGAAGCCCGAGGTGACCGTGGGCGCCGGCGCCGTGGTGGCTTCCGGTGCCGTGGTCACCAAGGACGTGGCCCCCTTCCTGATCGTCGCCGGCAACCCCGCCCGGCCACTGCGCGCCCGCTTCCCCGAGGCCATCGCAGACCGCCTCCTGGCGCTCGCCTGGTGGGACTGGCCCCACGACCGCCTCCGTGCCGCGCTGGAGGATTTCCGCCGCCTGCCCGCCGAAGCTTTCCTCGACGCCCACGGCGGCTGA
- the phnE gene encoding phosphonate ABC transporter, permease protein PhnE has product MADAALVADVTARFRRTRLLALAVPVAILAYLAYAFVAFDVASLAQRARWDNAQVLLSDFWSYKTHVTRDNRSDKLTVAIEGEAKGTYAPGQLPDWVTVQGDVATIDLGQGHVVTYFPGGARYDVPGYGAIEITEEGGRPVLTAPEPLPDWISVSDNRISVTTSAGRFSYSRSKVETFRYQPGWELFFFTLDSPFHGKSPAELAALALWEPRIDPVRSNLELMANAVWGNKMWHHADVAGAIFETILMAFLGTFAGALVALPLAFFAAANTTPSRVLRFGIRRLFDFVRGVDALIFTILLSRAFGPGPLTGALAMLVTDMGGFGKTFSEALENIDEKQVEGIRSTGANALQRARFGVIPQIVPILMSQVLYAFESNVRSATVIGAIVGGGIGLLLTQAIITQKDWEEVAYYITLIVLMVMVMDSLSGWLRRRLIKGNPEGGHAGGH; this is encoded by the coding sequence ATGGCTGACGCCGCACTGGTTGCCGATGTCACCGCCCGCTTCCGCCGCACCCGGCTTCTGGCACTGGCCGTTCCGGTGGCGATCCTCGCCTACCTCGCCTATGCCTTCGTGGCCTTCGATGTCGCCAGCCTCGCGCAGCGCGCGCGGTGGGACAATGCGCAGGTGCTGCTGTCGGACTTCTGGTCCTACAAGACCCATGTCACGCGCGACAACCGGTCGGACAAGCTCACTGTCGCCATCGAGGGCGAGGCCAAGGGCACCTATGCCCCCGGTCAGTTGCCCGACTGGGTCACGGTGCAGGGCGATGTCGCCACCATCGACCTCGGTCAGGGCCATGTCGTCACCTATTTCCCCGGCGGCGCCCGCTATGACGTGCCGGGCTATGGCGCCATCGAGATCACCGAAGAGGGTGGCCGCCCGGTCCTGACCGCGCCTGAACCGTTGCCCGACTGGATCAGCGTCTCCGACAACCGGATTTCCGTCACCACCTCGGCAGGGCGCTTCTCCTATTCGCGGTCCAAGGTGGAAACCTTCCGCTACCAACCGGGGTGGGAGCTGTTCTTCTTTACCCTCGACAGCCCGTTCCACGGCAAGTCCCCGGCCGAACTGGCGGCCCTCGCCCTGTGGGAGCCGCGCATCGACCCAGTGCGCTCGAACCTGGAACTCATGGCCAATGCGGTCTGGGGCAACAAGATGTGGCACCATGCCGATGTGGCGGGGGCGATCTTCGAGACCATCCTGATGGCCTTCCTCGGCACATTCGCCGGGGCGCTGGTGGCGCTGCCGCTGGCCTTCTTCGCCGCGGCCAACACCACGCCCTCGCGCGTGCTGCGCTTCGGCATCCGGCGGCTCTTCGATTTCGTCCGCGGCGTGGACGCGCTGATCTTCACCATCCTTCTCAGCCGCGCCTTCGGCCCCGGCCCTTTGACCGGCGCCCTGGCCATGCTCGTCACCGACATGGGCGGCTTCGGCAAGACCTTCTCCGAGGCGCTCGAGAACATCGACGAAAAGCAGGTGGAAGGCATCCGCTCCACCGGGGCCAACGCCCTGCAGCGCGCCCGCTTCGGGGTGATTCCGCAGATCGTGCCGATCCTGATGTCGCAGGTGCTTTACGCCTTCGAATCCAACGTGCGCTCGGCCACCGTCATTGGCGCCATCGTCGGCGGCGGCATCGGTCTTCTGCTGACGCAGGCCATCATCACCCAGAAGGATTGGGAGGAAGTGGCCTACTACATCACCCTGATCGTGCTGATGGTCATGGTGATGGACAGCCTCTCGGGCTGGCTGCGCCGGCGGTTGATCAAGGGCAACCCCGAGGGCGGCCATGCCGGGGGCCATTGA
- the phnE gene encoding phosphonate ABC transporter, permease protein PhnE, whose amino-acid sequence MVDIAFGPNEGPRPDPSSRHGAYMALVRRRRLYGAILLVIFLALMVSGFRLADARNAGGFWEGLPMLGAFPAELFSEAWRDRANLPGLLWQFLPSLVETVNIALVATLIGSLAGALLALLSTTGLAPWPRLVWPFRRLMDICRAIPEIVIALVLIYILGGGPVPAVIAIAIHIAGALGKLFSEAAENADRKPVEGLASVGATWGQRMWLGVIPQVAPNWLSYTLLRLEISVRASAILGFVGEGGIGHDLKIAMQWGQGRYDEVAAIFLLLFLTIVVIDQISGALRQRIVKGAHHG is encoded by the coding sequence ATGGTCGACATCGCCTTCGGACCGAATGAGGGGCCGCGCCCCGACCCGTCCAGCCGCCACGGCGCCTATATGGCGCTGGTGCGCCGGCGCCGGCTCTATGGCGCCATCCTTCTGGTGATCTTCCTTGCGCTCATGGTCTCGGGCTTCCGCCTGGCCGATGCGCGCAACGCCGGCGGCTTCTGGGAAGGGCTGCCGATGCTGGGCGCCTTCCCGGCCGAGCTTTTTTCCGAAGCCTGGCGCGACCGCGCCAACCTGCCCGGTCTCCTGTGGCAATTTCTGCCCTCTCTGGTGGAAACCGTGAACATCGCGCTGGTCGCCACGCTGATCGGCAGCCTGGCCGGGGCCCTCCTGGCGCTTCTCTCTACCACCGGCCTTGCGCCCTGGCCGCGGCTGGTCTGGCCGTTCCGCCGGCTCATGGACATCTGCCGCGCCATTCCGGAAATCGTCATCGCGCTGGTGCTGATCTACATCCTGGGCGGCGGTCCGGTGCCCGCCGTCATCGCCATCGCCATCCACATCGCCGGCGCGCTTGGCAAGCTCTTCTCCGAAGCGGCCGAAAACGCCGACCGCAAGCCGGTCGAGGGGCTGGCTTCGGTCGGCGCCACCTGGGGTCAGCGCATGTGGCTGGGGGTCATCCCGCAGGTCGCGCCCAACTGGCTCAGCTACACGCTTTTGCGCCTGGAAATCTCGGTCCGCGCCTCGGCCATCCTCGGTTTCGTGGGCGAAGGCGGCATCGGCCACGACCTCAAGATCGCGATGCAATGGGGACAGGGCCGCTATGACGAGGTCGCGGCGATCTTCCTGCTCCTGTTCCTGACCATCGTAGTCATCGACCAGATTTCGGGCGCGCTGCGCCAGCGCATCGTGAAGGGGGCGCATCATGGCTGA
- the phnD gene encoding phosphonate ABC transporter substrate-binding protein: MKTLVLALAATTALTAAASAQEIKEFNIGILGGENAQDRMTSNECYRAKIEEALGVPVKVFTPADYDGVIQGLLGGTLDMAWLGASAYAKIYLTDPNAVSLALTKQNADGSTGYYSIGFARKDSGITALEDAKGKVFAFAEPNSTSGYLVPAAELQAKYGKLEDYFAEVKFSGGHEQTIVGVANGDFAAGVSWADGLGNWEDGYNSGAFRKAADAGLVEMNDLVEIWRSALIPEGPMVVRAALPADVQEKVIQITADLWETDPECAYGVAAGEAKDFVPVTQEAYTGIIAARKLQEGM, translated from the coding sequence ATGAAGACGCTCGTCCTCGCCCTTGCCGCCACCACCGCCCTGACCGCCGCCGCCTCGGCGCAGGAGATCAAGGAATTCAACATCGGCATCCTCGGCGGCGAAAACGCCCAGGACCGCATGACCTCGAACGAATGCTACCGCGCCAAGATCGAGGAAGCCCTGGGCGTCCCGGTGAAGGTCTTCACCCCGGCCGACTATGACGGCGTGATCCAGGGCCTGCTGGGCGGCACGCTCGACATGGCCTGGCTCGGCGCCTCGGCCTATGCCAAGATCTACCTCACCGACCCGAATGCCGTCTCCCTCGCGCTGACCAAGCAGAACGCCGACGGCTCGACCGGCTACTACTCGATCGGCTTCGCCCGCAAGGACAGCGGCATCACCGCGCTGGAAGACGCCAAGGGCAAGGTCTTTGCCTTTGCCGAACCCAACTCGACCTCGGGCTACCTGGTGCCCGCCGCCGAGCTTCAGGCGAAGTACGGCAAGCTGGAAGACTACTTCGCCGAAGTGAAGTTCTCGGGCGGCCATGAACAGACCATCGTCGGCGTTGCCAACGGCGATTTCGCGGCCGGCGTCAGCTGGGCCGATGGCCTGGGCAACTGGGAAGATGGCTACAACTCGGGCGCCTTCCGCAAGGCCGCCGATGCCGGCCTCGTCGAGATGAACGATCTCGTCGAAATCTGGCGCTCGGCGCTGATCCCCGAAGGCCCGATGGTGGTGCGCGCCGCGCTGCCGGCCGATGTGCAGGAAAAGGTGATCCAGATCACCGCCGACCTGTGGGAAACCGATCCGGAATGCGCCTATGGCGTCGCCGCCGGCGAAGCCAAGGACTTCGTGCCCGTCACCCAAGAGGCCTACACCGGCATCATCGCCGCCCGGAAGCTTCAGGAAGGCATGTGA
- the phnC gene encoding phosphonate ABC transporter ATP-binding protein codes for MLTATDLTCRFGPRTAVDRVSFALDRPMFLGVIGRSGAGKSTLLRMLNRLTDATSGEVQFKGTDILRLTGRAKRDWQGRCAMIFQQFNLVPRLDVASNVLHGTLSRRSTLATMFNLWPETDIARALDILDRLGIADQAPKRAEALSGGQQQRVAIARALMQDPAIILADEPIASLDPMNAQLVMDTLRRIHDEDGRTVIANLHTLDTARRYCDRVIGMRDGRVVFDGTPDQLTTGAAREIYGADASFSEKATSTTLDGLPPDTAYASTMLET; via the coding sequence ATGCTGACCGCCACCGACCTCACCTGCCGCTTCGGCCCGCGCACCGCCGTGGACCGTGTGTCCTTCGCGCTGGACCGGCCGATGTTCCTGGGCGTGATCGGCCGCTCTGGCGCCGGCAAGTCCACGCTGTTGCGGATGCTGAACCGCCTGACCGACGCCACCTCGGGCGAGGTGCAGTTCAAGGGCACCGACATCCTGCGCCTCACCGGCCGCGCCAAACGCGACTGGCAGGGCCGCTGCGCCATGATCTTCCAGCAGTTCAACCTCGTGCCCCGCCTCGACGTCGCCTCGAACGTGCTGCACGGCACCCTGTCGCGCCGCTCCACGCTCGCCACGATGTTCAACCTCTGGCCCGAGACCGACATCGCCCGCGCGCTCGACATCCTCGACCGCCTCGGCATCGCCGACCAGGCCCCCAAGCGCGCCGAAGCGCTCTCGGGCGGCCAGCAGCAGCGCGTCGCCATCGCCCGCGCCCTGATGCAGGACCCGGCGATCATCCTGGCCGACGAACCCATCGCCAGCCTCGACCCGATGAACGCCCAGCTGGTGATGGACACGCTCCGCCGCATCCATGACGAGGATGGCCGCACCGTCATTGCCAACCTGCATACGCTGGATACCGCGCGCCGCTACTGCGACCGCGTCATCGGCATGCGCGATGGCCGCGTCGTGTTCGACGGCACGCCCGACCAGCTCACCACCGGCGCCGCGCGCGAGATCTACGGTGCCGACGCCAGCTTCTCGGAAAAGGCCACCTCGACCACGCTCGACGGCCTGCCCCCCGATACGGCCTACGCCAGCACGATGCTGGAAACCTGA
- the hpaH gene encoding 2-oxo-hept-4-ene-1,7-dioate hydratase, with product MTPDEIAAAAEALFQAERERRQIGLLSAAHPSITLDDAYAVQAALVARKAAAGARVIGWKIGLTSRAMQSQLAIDTPDSGVLFDDMAFDDGATVPAGRFIQPRIEAEIAFVLKAPLQGAGLTRDQVLAATEAVVPALEILDTRIVRTDPSTGAVRKIFDTVADNAANAGIVMGRQRHAPQDFDLRWVGAILKRDGVVEETGLGAGVLDDPVTGIVWLAERLAHYGQGLAAGEVVLSGSFIRAVEAPPRSRFHADFGPFGSVEVSFG from the coding sequence ATGACGCCAGACGAAATCGCCGCCGCCGCCGAGGCGCTCTTTCAGGCCGAACGCGAGCGCCGGCAGATCGGGCTTCTGTCGGCCGCCCATCCCAGCATCACCCTGGACGACGCCTATGCCGTGCAGGCGGCGCTGGTCGCCCGCAAGGCGGCCGCTGGCGCCAGGGTGATCGGCTGGAAGATCGGCCTCACCAGCCGGGCCATGCAAAGCCAACTGGCCATCGACACGCCGGATTCCGGCGTGCTGTTCGACGACATGGCCTTCGATGACGGGGCAACCGTGCCCGCCGGCCGCTTCATCCAGCCGCGAATCGAGGCCGAGATCGCCTTCGTGCTGAAGGCCCCGCTCCAAGGCGCCGGTCTGACCCGCGATCAGGTGCTGGCGGCGACCGAGGCCGTGGTGCCGGCGCTGGAGATCCTGGACACGCGGATCGTCCGCACCGACCCGTCGACCGGGGCCGTGCGCAAGATATTCGACACCGTCGCCGACAATGCCGCCAATGCGGGCATCGTGATGGGCCGCCAGCGCCATGCGCCGCAGGACTTCGACCTGCGGTGGGTCGGCGCGATCCTGAAACGCGACGGCGTGGTCGAAGAGACCGGCCTTGGCGCCGGAGTGCTGGACGATCCCGTCACCGGCATCGTCTGGCTGGCCGAACGCCTGGCACACTACGGCCAGGGCCTTGCGGCGGGCGAGGTCGTCCTGTCCGGCAGCTTCATCCGCGCGGTCGAGGCCCCGCCCCGCAGCCGCTTCCACGCCGATTTCGGCCCCTTCGGCAGCGTCGAGGTCAGCTTCGGCTGA
- a CDS encoding fumarylacetoacetate hydrolase family protein, producing the protein MNLVTFTSNGVQHWGVTVPGGVLALSAEFPQWPTLREVIAAGAVPEVLAAGQGRMASHAEGSFTYDIPIPQPEKIICVGVNFPDRNAEYKDGQDAPPNMSLFPRFARSFTGHGQPLKRPPESPQLDYEGEIAVIIGTGGRRIPEAEALNHIAALTLCNEGTIRDWVRHAKFNVTQGKNWDGSGAIGPWAVPFTDPAQILDVQLETRVNGELRQSDRSGRMLFPVARQIAYISTFTTLVPGDIIVTGTPTGAGARFDPPIWLKPGDVVEVTAEGIGTLTNGVVDE; encoded by the coding sequence ATGAACCTGGTCACGTTCACTTCCAATGGCGTCCAGCACTGGGGCGTCACGGTGCCTGGCGGCGTGCTCGCCCTCTCGGCGGAGTTCCCGCAGTGGCCCACCCTTCGAGAGGTGATTGCCGCCGGAGCGGTTCCCGAGGTGCTGGCGGCAGGGCAGGGTCGCATGGCCAGCCATGCCGAAGGATCGTTCACATATGACATCCCGATCCCGCAGCCCGAAAAGATCATCTGCGTCGGCGTGAACTTTCCCGACCGGAATGCCGAATACAAGGATGGGCAGGACGCCCCGCCGAACATGTCGCTCTTCCCGCGCTTTGCGCGCAGCTTCACGGGCCACGGCCAGCCCCTGAAGCGCCCGCCGGAAAGCCCGCAACTGGATTACGAAGGCGAAATTGCCGTCATCATCGGCACCGGCGGGCGGCGCATCCCAGAGGCAGAGGCGCTGAACCACATCGCGGCGCTGACTCTGTGCAACGAAGGCACGATCCGCGACTGGGTGCGCCACGCCAAGTTCAACGTGACGCAGGGCAAGAACTGGGACGGATCGGGCGCCATCGGCCCCTGGGCCGTGCCCTTCACCGACCCGGCACAGATCCTGGATGTGCAGTTGGAAACACGGGTCAACGGCGAACTGCGCCAGTCCGACCGCTCGGGCCGGATGCTCTTCCCCGTGGCGCGGCAGATCGCCTACATCTCGACCTTCACCACACTTGTGCCCGGCGATATCATCGTGACCGGCACGCCCACCGGGGCCGGCGCGCGCTTTGACCCGCCGATCTGGCTGAAACCGGGCGATGTGGTCGAAGTCACGGCGGAAGGCATCGGTACGCTGACGAACGGGGTGGTGGACGAATGA